In Halothermothrix orenii H 168, the sequence CCTGGTTAACAATTTTTACTCAGGAATTATTTTGAATAATTAATTTGGCAAAACATTATACAAAGTCCTCAGTTTAAATTTTGCAGAGTAAAGGTGTTTTCCGGTATTTCGGGATTAAAATTAATTGATTTAACCCTGAAGATGGTCCGTGAGTTTTTTATTAGTTTATCTTCAGTAATATACTCAGTCGGATAGTACCGCCCCTCAATCTCTTCAACCTTATCAACCTTCATAACCTTTAATAACCGGCCACTCCGGGCATATAGCTCTTCCTTAAGGCCAATAAAACGCTCTTTATCTATCCAGGCTACCCTCCTGTAATAGGAAACCTCGGCCCCTTCCCGGGCTATACCTTCCATTACATAACAGGGGCGCCCCTGATATTCCTCTTCTCTCAATATTTTAAAATCATAAAGTTCGGTTAATTTGTCTGATTCCATAATATCCTTATAGGAGAGATCACTCCCCATAATACCCTGTTCCAGCATATGGCCCGATATCTTTACAATGTCCTCGGCGTCGGGGAAGAACATAAAGAGGTTGTCATCCCTCTTCAAAAATTTAGTCCCCCTGTCGAGGGGATTAATAAACTCCACCAGGGCATTTTTCCCATCTGTTATTGAGACCATGGTTTTAATAATCTTCCTGTTACCTTTAATAATTATCATTTCAGACTCAATTTTAGCTGACCGGACATATTCATTATCATCCCGCCTGTTTATAATCTCTTCAGGTGTTATGGCTATAGACAGGCTAGAAAACACAACAGTCATTGTCATTATCAGTAATAGTATTCTAGTAGTTTTATTAAACATTTCCTTTACCCCCTTAAAATTAAATTTTTCTTCTCTCACCGGTGTACTATATTTCACGCAGGGCTTCAGTTGGCTTAAGACGGGCTGCCCTCCTGGCCGGAATAAGGCACGCCAGGGAAGTAACTACAACACCCAGGACAAAGGCAAATATCATATTGTCAAAAGAGAAGACGGGATAGATTACCGGACGCATCAAAATATCTTCTCCCATTCCTTCCAGGGCTTTGGTGTAATCAATTCCTGTCACCGCCACCACTCTGGTAATTAAACCACCCAGTAAAGCCCCGATAAAACTACCGACCACACCCATAACTCCACCTTCAAGAACGAAAAGCTGCAGTATCTGCCTTTTCCCCAGTCCCAGGGCAGACATCATTCCAATCTCCCGGGTTCTCTCCTTAACAATCATAATCATTGAATTAATAACCACAAAACTCGCTAAAACTACCAGGAAAACATAAATCACATTATAAATGTTTTCAGCCATTTTCATCAACCTGATCATACCACTGGAATCATCCCAGGCCCGGATGGCATAATTGTTCAGTCCACCCTGCCTCTCAAAGACTTTCCTGATACCGGGGAGATATTCACCTGCCCTGTTTAAATCCGGAGTCACCAGCAGTAGTTCAGTAGCCTGGTCCGGCATATAAAGGGCCTTTTGAGCCACATCAAGGGGAACCATAAAAACAGTCTCATTCAAAAGTTTTAATCCACTTTCAATCCGCCCTACAATTTTAAAGGTAGTGGCCTGAAATGAATTAAATGATGTGGTATATAAAACCGTAACCTTTTCCCCCACTCCTTTATCCAGTTTGGCCAGAAGCTCAGAACCAAGCACAATCTCTTTCATGCCCCGTCGGGGAAACCTGCCTTCAACCAGTAGTTCATCAATATCAGTAAACTCCTTTTCCTTCTCCGGATCAACACCCCAGCCCATCATCTTAATAAGTTCATCATCAGTACTGACAACTGCCCCAAATTTAAGCCGGGGCAAAGCCATATTTATACCTTCCAGTTCTTCCAGTCTGGCCACCATCGAGGATATGCCTTCCCCCTCAAAACCATCAACCGGATAGGCCAGTGATAATAACCTCTCTTTTTTTAAGTATTCCTGTTTAACAATTCTAATATGGCCACTGTCATAATATATATAATCAGAATAAATCGATCCTATAAAACCAGAAATCAAACCCCGGGCAAAAACAACCACCGCAACCGAGAAGACAATAGCAGCAATGGAAACAGCCGTCCTCAGTTTTTGCCGGTAAAGGTTTTTATAGGCCAGTTTTGCCAGATATTTCACTTCAACTCACCCCCTAACGGTGATAGATAGCCTTAACCGGATCCTTTCGGGCGGCCCATCGTGCTGGAAAAATACTGACCAGCAGGGATACAATAACACTATAACTAAAAACAAAGATGAAGGAACCGGGATTAAAGCCCCCGTATATCCGTCCCAGGACAGGGATACCCATGGAACTGATGGCATCTTCCCCTCCCAGGGAAAATATATCCACTCCATAAAAAACTAAATAGGCAACGACCGCTCCACCCACAAGGCATCCAATGATACCTCCAATAAGGCTGACTCCAACAGCTTCCATAACAAAAACGATAACTA encodes:
- a CDS encoding outer membrane lipoprotein-sorting protein codes for the protein MFNKTTRILLLIMTMTVVFSSLSIAITPEEIINRRDDNEYVRSAKIESEMIIIKGNRKIIKTMVSITDGKNALVEFINPLDRGTKFLKRDDNLFMFFPDAEDIVKISGHMLEQGIMGSDLSYKDIMESDKLTELYDFKILREEEYQGRPCYVMEGIAREGAEVSYYRRVAWIDKERFIGLKEELYARSGRLLKVMKVDKVEEIEGRYYPTEYITEDKLIKNSRTIFRVKSINFNPEIPENTFTLQNLN
- a CDS encoding ABC transporter permease, with product MKYLAKLAYKNLYRQKLRTAVSIAAIVFSVAVVVFARGLISGFIGSIYSDYIYYDSGHIRIVKQEYLKKERLLSLAYPVDGFEGEGISSMVARLEELEGINMALPRLKFGAVVSTDDELIKMMGWGVDPEKEKEFTDIDELLVEGRFPRRGMKEIVLGSELLAKLDKGVGEKVTVLYTTSFNSFQATTFKIVGRIESGLKLLNETVFMVPLDVAQKALYMPDQATELLLVTPDLNRAGEYLPGIRKVFERQGGLNNYAIRAWDDSSGMIRLMKMAENIYNVIYVFLVVLASFVVINSMIMIVKERTREIGMMSALGLGKRQILQLFVLEGGVMGVVGSFIGALLGGLITRVVAVTGIDYTKALEGMGEDILMRPVIYPVFSFDNMIFAFVLGVVVTSLACLIPARRAARLKPTEALREI